The genomic window TGCGTCCCTCTGAACGAGCTGCCAATGAAGAGGTGCatcaagaaacaacatgtctcATTGATTTGGAAAGTGCACTTATGGCTGTGAAAGTTATTCAGAATTCTCCACTGCCACCAGAAGGGAACAGCAGTAAAAAATGTAGAAGTAAGATTACCCAGAGGCACACAGCTAAGCACAACAACAAATCAAGCACACAGCACGAGGAGGATCATCTCTCACATTGCTCTGCAGAAGAGGACTGTCCTAGTGAGACACTTGCTCCTGATGTCTATAAGGATGCTGAAAGAAGAGACGAGGTTGTAGAAAGCCCTGTACACGTAAAAAAAGAGATCCAAAACCAAGAGAACGTGGTTGGGACGAAGCTGGGAACTCTAAAGATTCGTGTTCGTCTCCGCAAAAGTAGAGTTGATGGGAAAATCAGGGCAACATGCATAGACACAGCGGCAAGTGGAGGAGAccagaagagaagaagaaaaagaaatgatgAAAAACTGCACGTGAAAAGAAAGATCCATAATGGAATAGCAGAAGTGCAAGAGAGTAAAGAAACACATTCTGAGGATGGCAGGACAAGCAATGAGGTTCAACAAGCTGGTAGGAATGCCAGTTTGTCAAAAAAGTCTTCTACTTCTCTTCATGCTCAGAAACAAAAACTGGATTGTTCAAAAGAAATATCTAAGGGCCAAGACAAAGCAGCTAATGCAAAAAGAAaaggaagtgaggaaagttcAGAATCCACTGAAGATGTCATTAAAACAACAAGTTTAAGACAAGCAAGGAAGTTGAAGCTTGCAAAGTTAAAGGCACTGGAATGTAAGAAGATATACAAGTTGAGAGACAGCAGCACAGCAGAGAAAGCCTGTGGTaaaccagctacatgtatggcaaaTGGTCAAACCTCTCAATCCTCAGTCAAAAGGAAAGAACTTACAGATTCAGATGCTGTGGCAAAACAACACTCAGGGGGCAGCTTGGCAAGCAAAACTCCACGCTCCAAGGCAGGATTAAAGGAGCCTGTCGGTAAAGCTAGAGTCACAAAGGTTCCAATCTGTGACAGAGATGGGAAGAAACAGAAAACTCACTCTGAAAGCATTCTTCAAACAACAGCAGATGAGCAATGTCAGAAGCCAAGCACAGCGGTGACAAATGTGGAACGATGTGATTCGTCAAAGGAAAGACATCAGGAAGAGACCAGGAGAACTCTGGGCCATGCACCACCAGACTTGACTGTTGAGAATAGAAGGAAGAAAGATTTCGGCTCTGCACTTATGCTGGCAGACTGTCCCATTGATGAGAGGGCCACAAGACAAGTAGGGAAGAAAGCACCTTCACAGAAGTCTTTGCAACCAAGGAAAAAGAGACGGATGGAAGAGAAAAATCCCTCAAATGGAAGAGTTGTGGAGAAAAGAAGACAGTCGGTGGGGACAGGGGAAGGCCAAGAAGGTGGGAAGAGTACAAATTCAAAAAAGCAGTCCAACAAACCGGGTAACCCTGCCCAGGACCAGATGCAGAGAACAGTAGTTTTCTCTTTGACAGGTACAGATTCACACCGTGGCAGTACCTCAGATGAACAGTGGAACACTGCATTGAGTGGTGGCTGTACCACTAGTAGTAGCAGTAAGGCTTCTGAGGACCAGTGGTGGAGTGCATCTAGTGAGCAGAGGAGCCCAACTGGTATGTCAATTTCTTTTCTGGATGATTATACTGCAATCTTGAAATAATGCTGTTTAAATGGAGCTCAGAAGGGGGCATACATGGTTCTGTAAAATGCAGTTTCATGATTTGATTTCGCAGGAGGGAGAGAATGGAATCatgtttttagtttgcagttgaaacaaggtggtagatGGACAGAAGACATGTCACGAAACAAACATTTTcttggtggtttaaagtttgcggtgaaaactGCAGACATAAACCATCTTAAACTTtatgcattttcagtattttaTAACTAAAGACCTTTTTTTGGTCTTTTTGCTGTAGATGTAGCAGATGAAGTATTCTGGAGCCCTGGTGCAGATGACGTGGGTGCCGAGGTGGAGGTGCCGTTCAGTCCTGTCAAGTCGCAGCGCGGCAAGAACCCCGGTGCAGCCCAGACAGCACGGGAGGCACAGCTCAACAATGCCGCCACAGAAGAGGAAGACAGCGCACAAAGTTGCAAGAAAGTGGGTCCTACAAGAAGGAACTCAACTGGGAACAAATCGAGCACTAAAAGAAAGACGGAGCAAAACAAGTCAAGAGGACAGAGCAGTGTGAAAGGCAAAGGTAACCTCGCAGTGAAAGGAAAAGATAGTTCCACAGATGCCACACCTCTGTTGTCTACTGACAGCAGGAAACAGCTTTGCCCCGAACAATCTGATGTGGGGGAGGGTCAGTCAGCATCGCCTTCGAGCTCAAACGGTACACCACAGTTTACTGAAGCTGGGCAGAAGGTTCAGGTGGTGTTCACGTCTGTCCAGAGTCCAGCCATGCCGGCGAGCCTACACGGGGATTCTCCCCTCAGCCCCTGGAAGCGGCGACCACCGGCCTTGTTTTCCTCCACAAACATACCCAGGATGGCGTCCCTTACTCAAGAGAAGACTCCACAGGAGTCGCAAAGtgaaaaacagaaggctgggaaaCGTAGACAGGCCAAAGAAAAACCAGCCAACAAAACTGTCAGAGGCAGAAGGAAAACTTTTCCCTCTACCAGCCAGGAGCAGCACACGGCTTCAGCAGCATTTCAGGAATCCTCTGCAGATCAGGTGCCAGATGCTGTCTCGGGTAAAGATGCCATGAACGCTCTGAACTGCGTCAGCCTGCAGAAGACTGGAGACTCTGTGGGAAGCTGCAGTCAGCAGTCCAACATGTCCTTCCACATGCAGCTCACGCCACAGGTGAAGGTCCTGGGATCCAGTCGTCCCGGTACAGACGGTGGAAACGGCAGCTCCCAGATGCTGACACAACTTGCAGAGCAGTGCTACCCAGACCCGCTGCTGACCATGGGTTGTAACAAGGTGATGCTGGAGAACAGCGTGCGGGGCTTGCAGGACTTCGGGGACGACAACCCGGTAGTCAACATGAATGTTTCTCTTCCTGCCGTGAGCCAGATACCTCAGTTGAACACGACAATCTCTCCTACCGCCTTATCGCTTCTGACATTCCGGTCTGAGCAGGCCATTTTCACCAACATGCCACTCGACACAGTTAGTTCCTTGCCTCGGGCTGTTGACAACAACATGACATTTGACACAGTAACTTCCTTGCCGGACATAAGCTTTACCCTTGGAGTGCAGAATGCCTTGGAGACTGAAGAAACAGCCATGCAGGAGCCTTCATCTAATATCAAAGGCCAGAAAGAAAGTGCCGAGacattgaagaagaagaagcagccTTCTCCTGACAATGGACAGATGAATGTTAGTGACAATGCTAGAAACTTCATGCCCTCTGGCAAAGACATCTACACAGCAACAAGCAACTCCATTTGTGACATAGAAGTCCCAGTCATGCCTGATAAATCTTGCGGAGATACACAGCAAAGGGATGCGCACCCTCTGGATAAGATAGCTGAGGTTGTGCAGCATGTGCCAACATCTCCAACCATCAAGAGGAAGTTGAGAAACTTGGTAGATTCTCCACCTAAAGAAAAGCCGACAGCCACAGACAAGTTTTCTCCAGTTCCTGTACTGATAGATGGAAAGGAAAAATTGCCCATCAGTAGGCTTCCACCAGGTAAAAACGCGTACACTCACAACGCTGTACTTCCAGACCAGCCTCTACAGGAGAATGCACTGGGCCACAACCTGTTGGTATTGGCTACTGCATCGGATCTAGTGGAAAGGCTGTGGAGTCCTACCAATGTGGATGTCAACAGGAACAACTGCCACccaacactgcacgaaaagcaCACAACAGAAATCAACAGAGAGTCTGCCCGTGAGTTGGCAGCAAAGGTGTCTGCTGCCTTGTCCCGTGCAGACGACTTGGGACATCTCACTGTGGGCAGTAGCAATCCTCAAGCTCAGGTGTTGATGGCAGAAAATTTGACAGACATCACTGCAGCGCCAGGCGTTGATGAAGGAAAGACTGGGGACATACTGGAGGAGGCAATGCTGCAGATCACTGGAAGTCAAGCGGAAGGGGGTGCTTCACTTCCAAAGCCAGCCCTCACAAGTTGTACATCTTCATCTTCAGCAGCTGGCAACCAACCTGTCGACAAAAACCCACTCTTGAATGTGACAGCAAGTACCCAACCTGTTGGGAGTTACCCGCCATTGCCTGTGGCAGCAGATAGCATGCCTGTAAAGGATTCTCCTTCTGTAACatctgcaaacaacaacaaattagaCAATCTTCTACTTTCAGTTGGGACAACAACAAACACCAGCTGTCTATTCTCGTCTGTAACAGCAAGCATGGTGCCTGTAGAGAGCAGCCCACAGACACTAGAAACGGGAAAGGATGAATTTGTAGGTCGTTTACCCGCTGGGCCACCTATACGCACCAGCTCCAGACCAGTAGACAGCTGTACATCCTTGCCAGCCACCACAGCCAACAGCATGTCTTCGACAGCCACCAGTCCTGTCCTTTCCAACTCCACAATTACGCCAACGATGGCTCTCCTTACCACaaagaaaacttcacaatcacaAAGCGGCAAACAGAAGGCTGGCAAAGACACACAGGCAAAAGAAAACCCAGCTAAAAACACCATCAGCGACAGAAGGAAGAGTCATACTGACCCCCGTACTAGCCAAGAGCAGGACATAATTTCGGCAGCGTTTCAGGAGGCCATTGCAGATCAGCTTCCAGACACTGTCTCGGGGTCTTGTAAGGAAGTGACAGCCGCGAGTCCCGTCCCTGACAAAGATGTCTTCATGGGCCATCCCATACCAGTCGCTAGAGTAGAGCTGGCAGAGTCCTTTGATTCCTTGGAGGTTGAAGCCTCTGACGTGCCAGAACAAGCAGATTGTGCCAACCTGAAAGGCGGAGCAGACAATGATGCCATCTCTGCggagaagagaaaaaaatggcCGGAAACATCCTCCAGTCCCAAGCCTGAAAAGGGCAGTACGCGTGTTCATGCCATAGTGACCTCTGAACCTACAGAATTCTGTGACGCCCAATCACACACGACGTCCCTCGACTACAGTCCAGATTCGGACGACAACTGGGAGGGCATGGAGACCAGCGATGCTGATGTTCACCCTTCCTGTTGTGATACAAAGCCATTAGTTGGTAATGCAAAGAAGAACACTGAGCAGGAAGAAGCTGAACATTTTAAGAGAAACATGGATCACAGTAATCCTGATATTTGTCAAGAACCGCCGATGAAAGTCAGAAGGACGTTGTTGCTGGGAAAAGCCGGTACGCCAGCAGGGCTAGAGGACATGGCAAAGTTGTCTGTCACTGGTGCGTTTGTCGGCCCCCACAGGGACGTAGACTTCCATACGATACGACAAAAGTCCCCGGAGTTGTCTGATAGCCCTGTAGTGTCAAACAGTTCCAACAGCCACAGCTCTACACAGCTCGGTAGTGTAGTAGAGAAGCCCTCTTTGTGCAACGGCGGTGCAACACAGGCGGAAAAGAAGACATCCCCAGGGTCTTTGGCAAGCATGGTCCAGAAAGGCAACATGAAGTTGAAGAAACTGAGACCTCCCAGTTTCCTGGCCTCAAGGACAACTGTTGGGAGTGATGTAGGGGATGTCAGGAGCAGGGCTCCGACAGACAGGCCAACACACCTCCAGCATGGCACTCAGCAGGGGAACGGTATGGTCCAAGGGAGGGACAGGGCCTCTTCAAGTGCTTCACATCCTACTTTTCCATGGGTAAGTCACACCCTTTTCTTGTGGTGTGGTAGGGCAGTGTGCTGGTATGGGGTACCGTTAAAAATGCTTATAGGTACAGGTGATATACTATTTCTTTACCTGAATAGAGTTACAGCTATTCCATACATCCATCTATCAGTCCCATCATCTCATCAGCCGGCATGACACTCCACAAAGGGTTTCCACCTCTGTAGTATATCTATATGTTTTATTCTTTGGCAAAGAAAAGTGCAATTCCTACCAAAGAAATTAAGATTTAGCtctgaaaaaacacaaaaacattataTCAGCATTTAAAGCTGGGCCATCTTTGGGATCCTACCCTGAGAGCAGGTTCTTTGCATGAGATGGTCCTATTTAAACATAAAGGATCTAACATTTTCTTCGATACCCATATCTCTTTCCCAGTACCTGTACCAGATGTAAGATTTCAGCAGATTCATAAGGAGTTCCAGGAATTGCCATGTGATTTCAGATTAGTTAATGATTGTCACGGTCAATACTGTGACCTGCCTTCATCTTTCAACTCTTTCATGTTATTGTACCACAGGTGAAGGAGACGGATCAGGAGAGAATTCGCAGACTGGAGCAGGAGGTGCAAACTTTTGTCAAGGATAGCTCCCAACAACAGTAAGTCAGCAGTTTTATATAACAAATACAAATGGGTACTCTTATTGCAACATTCTTAGGTTGAGTTGCTTATTTAACTTTTTTGTGGTGGTAAAATTGTCAAAAACTGTCAACTGGAAGTAATtcacatctatatatatatatttagtgtATCAAGTCCCataacaagatacatgtatggttgCCTCTGACAGCTTTCTATAGTATTGTATTTCCAAGTGTGGTGATGGGATGGCCAATTGTTGTTGTAATTTTCCCTTTGTGAAGAGATTTACCAGTTGTCTTACATAGCTGTGATAGCATCAATGCCACATTTTCCAAAAATACTGATTGTCCACTAGCCATTGCCCAATCCGCTGTGCACAAACCTATGTTAGATATCAAATTGTGACCCTTTCTCCATTTGATTCTCTCTCCAGGATGAAGGTACGACTTACCACAAATGATGAGCTGATGAAGGTAAGGGTTTGCACCATTAATAATACTTGAGATGTATTTTGATATCTATAAGCAATTGTGGGATACGTCTCAGTGTTTCAtgcatgtttttctttatttcgaAAGAAGGGGGAAAGTATGAAAGGAGCACCATTAGATAGACATCCTAAATGCCACAAAAACATGCTTAAAACACTGAGACTGAACCGgatccaacatctgcttggagattagtattgAGTTCACCTTGACCGTGTGCTTTTCTTTCTCTGCAAGCCCTCAGCAGCACTCTGGAGCACATACACCTTAGATCGTTTCTCAGATTCCTTCGCACGCTTGGAAAAGCAGAGAACTCGgggcaaacaaaatcattgcTATGACGACATAGACCAGACCAGACACCGTGGATGTGTTGCCAacatgttgtcatggtaatgatgttgtttgcccCCTATTGGGTTACCCAGAGCTCTGCTTTTTTCCAGTCCCAGCATGCAAAGGGATTAGTGAAATGGTCTATGACCTATGCCCTATAGTGCCCTGCGTCTCCCAGCATGCCATGAGATCTGTGGAAAGGTCTACTGCTAACAGTCCCCCATCTGCCTCTGATCTGGGCTCCAGCTGGTTCCTGCCCTTCTCAGTTCCGCAGTGTCTTGCCTCTGGCTGTCTTGGGGCCTGCTTCCTTTCCTTTTGTCATGTCTTCATTTTGGGTTCTCAACCTGACATACCTATAGCAAATAAAGGAATGACACTGACAGGCAAACTTGTACATACAGACACAGACCAAATGCATAAAGATCTAataacatttcttttactttgtgTGTACTTGGTGATGGATGCTGAATTTCTAGTGTGCACTCTTCAGTCTTGCTTTCTCAGCTGGCTCCTGCTCTGCCACTGTCCTTCCTTGCTGATTCTATCTGGCCTCCTAGTATTGAAACTTTGTCTCAGACAGGTGTCAAGGATTGTCTGTCGTCCATATTGTGTTGCCTTGGTCATTTTCCAGGTCTTTGACTTTGACCCATAGAGCAGAGAGCCGACTTGATGTTGGAggttgtgtgtttttgtgtctgtACCGATTTCTATGGAGTTCGAGATGTTTTTAAGCTTGATGACTGCAGCGCTTACTTTCCGTATCTTGGCTGGAACGTCTTGGTCAGCAACTATCAACCACACTGCTCAGGTCACTTTTACTTTATCTAATTGATACTCAATTTATCTAATGGTGGCAAGGTGGCCTAGGATTATAGTTGTAacttgttgacttagaatctaaggCTTCTGGGGTTGAATCCATAGCaagccccaatgttgtgcacttgggaaaggcacaacacttatggaaaagagtaggggctatcctggtgtgagtggataaaaCCCATCAGTCTAGTCTTACCTGCTTGCTCAGCACATCGTCACTTTCTGGAAGTGTGATGTGAGCACCAGAACAAAGGTGATGGGAAGTCTTGTTGTTTGTGTGAAATCAGATCCTTTTCCATCATATTAGGTATTAACGATTCATTAATGTTCATACTAATACTACCGGTAGTTCAAGTACTGTGTCATGTGTCAAGTATTTTGTCTTTAGTCATGGTTGACATTAGAATATGGGTTATAACTTCATTTCCTCTGCTTGATTACCTTCATTGCTTTTTGCAGAAATGATGCCATTCTTTGTAATTCAGATGTGATAACTcatatgtttttgttattggCAGATGAAACATATTGCAGCACGATATTGTATAGAGGTGGCACTTGTGCATGGATGGACCATACTGTTGTACAAGACGAGGTATGTGCACATTATTCTATTGACACTTCACATGATCTATGAGCAAGTTCTACATCTTCACTTGGTAGTTCAtctgttggtagaagtcattctgtatcaaagttaaactgcaatttccaacacaaaattcttacccaaattttcgactgattaACTCCAGtccaaggaatgagcaattcactgtgacgtgacgtcacagagacaATGGATTGCTCATTTTTTCAtaaggactggagttgatcagtagAAAATTTGAGTGAGTCAAAATTCTTGTGtaggaaattgcagtttaactttgatacagaattcTACTAACATCTTTGctgttttctttcaaatgagAAGGAACCTCTTCTTGTCTTTCCCATTCTATTCACATTACCACTTCTTGTAGATCTTTTGTAGTGCAGTAGTTAGTGACCTTGCCTCTGGACctagaggttgggagtttgattATTTAGCTGTTGTCGCTAACCCAGCATGCATGCTGCTGGAAAAGGTTACAGTCCtcaggacaggacgttaagccatggtccactgttcattgtacttgttgaaattTTCAGCTTGGGGAATTTCGCTGGTATAattaacctgtaaatactgtacatcactgtttccgccagaggccgtcttcccgtcaaatggcGGTCTCGTCTAGCTTGGGATGGCCTGAACGCAGCTCAGACAGGGGCCGTCCAGTCTGAAAAATTCTTTCACACATTTTGCCGAGAAGTCGGCAGAAAAACGAAAAATTCAGACTGGCAATTTGTGTTTTTCACTGAAGCTGTGGGCGTAAGGACGTCGTCCAGCATCAGAAAATAGcattcctttgtttgtttggtatTGTTATGCTAGAAAACAATAGAAACAGTGagaaaatacattattttttttggtgtttctTGAATGTCACTCTCAACACTGTTATTTTTTTTACGAACAGGAAGACAAAGATCCCAGTCCAACCAGCGTTGCAGAGGCACAGATAGACTCATGAGCACCCCAGTGTTCGCATTCTGTTGTTGTACGTGCTCAAGTGTCAGTTTCAATGATTTGTCAAGACATAAGTGTATTTTTAGATAGTGTACAGTTGTTTTTTAAGAGCCTTATACAAGAAATGCAGTTGCATAAAAAGTGCCAAATACTAGAAAGCGGAAAACTTTATTTGTGTAGATTTTCTCATCACACAGGTGGTGTTTACATTTCAAAGATTATGAAAGGAGGATCTAGTTCGTTTTTCTTTAAGTAATCAGGAGCTCCTATAACTCACAACCATTGTGTATTACCTTGAAGTAAGGTATTTTTGTTCTGAGAGTGTTATTTTCAGCTGTGTATAAGAGCAAAAGTTGTTGTGGGTACTGTAAAGATCTCATAAGTCCTGACAGGATAGTCTTATTGCTTTAAATTGACTTTCTCAGAGACCACAGTTGTGATCAGAAGGTTTTGTTGCAAAGTAGCAGATAGATTTATACAAAAGTTATTTTTTCAAGATGTAGTCCTGGCATATACAGCTCTTGGACTTTTCTGTATTGATGGAGACATCTAGAAAACTGGACTCTAGAGGTAGATATTTGTAAAGTTAGAGCATGTagtaaatgtttatttttcaaagataCAAATCATGTAATTGTTACATCTTCTTTGACacgaaagatacatgtacatgtattattgagTTGATTTCTTCAGAA from Branchiostoma lanceolatum isolate klBraLanc5 chromosome 4, klBraLanc5.hap2, whole genome shotgun sequence includes these protein-coding regions:
- the LOC136432012 gene encoding platelet binding protein GspB-like — encoded protein: MEKEDSEAESGDPTMTKLLNYFETMEASGSQSNEVCKYSIMIDSLLETNIKLKTRNRELQDRNKELQQKNEEFQAEIEHLKGSLGKCTCRTTSSSQEEGEEKDKSEAEGSKGVESAVVPSTLSEICPAGSSEAGAQLQEGHEGRKEDGGATPTVPGSPDNPRQVRGGQDVASSEEQDGETVQKQTTRDNCSENHDYNMDEQSETLHNSQMVLINESNDTNDHGQDYPTLSVDSKAIDSIDYDMDGQSSETLHYSQTLNNESKDTNDHSQNNLTLARYSPTGGSIEPPRTERSAFQVVYDMMRELSMQAVSGTLHGASSRLSGNQRLTVDTTGGLGGSAKPAEDNVVVIDLTESVSATQDSCRGDKMEKGRNGCRRSRSRSSSRGRNMASSAQLQDVTPVQEEHQVTGEEESAIANDKVTKTWDQALQTNIQEEDRVVNLTQADCHSTPELSDGAVLCSPEMAAEFTEENRSDHPPKVQTFKRRRRKKARRCGRKPVVKEMSIINGSMSSKDVIQYLQTHHAQEETTFRTDCSGESSTEKREVNPHGMIDAESALRAVMVISDSCTIAEDTDSQVENMDNKGMDSVEELGHTTVTSVGIDNQEEGKHSQTDDLTATDVCLSRSDTVQQGTSVVQSTDTRTQSTDLSVTCQLEQGRCGSKIVSDDTDMDTPPVAPPKRRGRGRPPKKKRTPPKDRSLHVENNESSCRSQVTFGDTDVETAPVGQPKRRGRGRPPGKKRPPVDRSLHGENNTPSVYSRLGSPSKEKTENNEYSICRRPRSLSKEKTEHIEYSISRRPRSLSKEKAVDNEYSISSRLRSRSREKPEERRTELFRSDDEEQEVVRDTASSAVGEDSTSWMSPEVSSLEGIPAFSDSVANENTDNAINADEIRSNGKDSVDEAVHKATTNVDGNDQEEQQVISEETADVCHGHSDAIQEEVLVGSIPGETFQSVGRGTKSKTIDSEHIQEELRIEIPSESTGEISPKLRTSCKPLGKKKYKRRKPPGKSRLFQQLRRRSKERHPEIEAELLPGNDISEQEAPQNTESSSTATGTVSTGITDYMQLPDEMHVTAADELNVSPSDVADEEFWSPSDHDSTEMSFTQDSEEEDKENGDQVLDGGPEETELTSLVDKDSSPTTTSDQEASRKFPDVLARSLEELSSVVGKDSSPPTTTSDREVLKKFPEVLAKSPVVMIKRLEMTSQRTYVCEASCHKDSCNNVQGPLDPEVATTSPSLQESTQGSLPNYPTPETADESETSCHRDSCSSVQEPLDPDVTSPMQESAQGSLLNYPTPKTSDELESLKPKSVENGLCRKVKARKGSRESPVEVESVEPKSMENGLCRKVKARKGSRVSPREKRNYFPKSQGMTRAWTKAEVLTQLREYNTRERSPLRPSERAANEEVHQETTCLIDLESALMAVKVIQNSPLPPEGNSSKKCRSKITQRHTAKHNNKSSTQHEEDHLSHCSAEEDCPSETLAPDVYKDAERRDEVVESPVHVKKEIQNQENVVGTKLGTLKIRVRLRKSRVDGKIRATCIDTAASGGDQKRRRKRNDEKLHVKRKIHNGIAEVQESKETHSEDGRTSNEVQQAGRNASLSKKSSTSLHAQKQKLDCSKEISKGQDKAANAKRKGSEESSESTEDVIKTTSLRQARKLKLAKLKALECKKIYKLRDSSTAEKACGKPATCMANGQTSQSSVKRKELTDSDAVAKQHSGGSLASKTPRSKAGLKEPVGKARVTKVPICDRDGKKQKTHSESILQTTADEQCQKPSTAVTNVERCDSSKERHQEETRRTLGHAPPDLTVENRRKKDFGSALMLADCPIDERATRQVGKKAPSQKSLQPRKKRRMEEKNPSNGRVVEKRRQSVGTGEGQEGGKSTNSKKQSNKPGNPAQDQMQRTVVFSLTGTDSHRGSTSDEQWNTALSGGCTTSSSSKASEDQWWSASSEQRSPTDVADEVFWSPGADDVGAEVEVPFSPVKSQRGKNPGAAQTAREAQLNNAATEEEDSAQSCKKVGPTRRNSTGNKSSTKRKTEQNKSRGQSSVKGKGNLAVKGKDSSTDATPLLSTDSRKQLCPEQSDVGEGQSASPSSSNGTPQFTEAGQKVQVVFTSVQSPAMPASLHGDSPLSPWKRRPPALFSSTNIPRMASLTQEKTPQESQSEKQKAGKRRQAKEKPANKTVRGRRKTFPSTSQEQHTASAAFQESSADQVPDAVSGKDAMNALNCVSLQKTGDSVGSCSQQSNMSFHMQLTPQVKVLGSSRPGTDGGNGSSQMLTQLAEQCYPDPLLTMGCNKVMLENSVRGLQDFGDDNPVVNMNVSLPAVSQIPQLNTTISPTALSLLTFRSEQAIFTNMPLDTVSSLPRAVDNNMTFDTVTSLPDISFTLGVQNALETEETAMQEPSSNIKGQKESAETLKKKKQPSPDNGQMNVSDNARNFMPSGKDIYTATSNSICDIEVPVMPDKSCGDTQQRDAHPLDKIAEVVQHVPTSPTIKRKLRNLVDSPPKEKPTATDKFSPVPVLIDGKEKLPISRLPPGKNAYTHNAVLPDQPLQENALGHNLLVLATASDLVERLWSPTNVDVNRNNCHPTLHEKHTTEINRESARELAAKVSAALSRADDLGHLTVGSSNPQAQVLMAENLTDITAAPGVDEGKTGDILEEAMLQITGSQAEGGASLPKPALTSCTSSSSAAGNQPVDKNPLLNVTASTQPVGSYPPLPVAADSMPVKDSPSVTSANNNKLDNLLLSVGTTTNTSCLFSSVTASMVPVESSPQTLETGKDEFVGRLPAGPPIRTSSRPVDSCTSLPATTANSMSSTATSPVLSNSTITPTMALLTTKKTSQSQSGKQKAGKDTQAKENPAKNTISDRRKSHTDPRTSQEQDIISAAFQEAIADQLPDTVSGSCKEVTAASPVPDKDVFMGHPIPVARVELAESFDSLEVEASDVPEQADCANLKGGADNDAISAEKRKKWPETSSSPKPEKGSTRVHAIVTSEPTEFCDAQSHTTSLDYSPDSDDNWEGMETSDADVHPSCCDTKPLVGNAKKNTEQEEAEHFKRNMDHSNPDICQEPPMKVRRTLLLGKAGTPAGLEDMAKLSVTGAFVGPHRDVDFHTIRQKSPELSDSPVVSNSSNSHSSTQLGSVVEKPSLCNGGATQAEKKTSPGSLASMVQKGNMKLKKLRPPSFLASRTTVGSDVGDVRSRAPTDRPTHLQHGTQQGNGMVQGRDRASSSASHPTFPWVKETDQERIRRLEQEVQTFVKDSSQQQMKVRLTTNDELMKMKHIAARYCIEVALVHGWTILLYKTRKTKIPVQPALQRHR